The following is a genomic window from Burkholderiales bacterium.
CGGTCCGCTGTTCAATTCCATGGAGTCCTCGAGATTCTTTGACCGCGGTTCACGAACGAGCAAGGTCGGCCGGACGTTGCAGTTAGCTGCACAAAATCACCGTGCAGTTGGAGCCGCTGGGATTACCGGCTCGTGTAGCTGCTTATTCGAGTATCGCTCGACGAAGTCCACAGCCTTCTGACCACTGTCTAACGCTTCCTTCGCTGACCTCAGCCAGAACGCAGCCTCGTCCTTCTCCTGCCTTCCGTATTGCTCAGCATGGTTCAACAGAAGGAAAACCATATCCTCGGCTTCAAGCGAAGCTAGAACCGTAAATAGGTCGGGCAGATTCAGCCCATGAAGGCTACTCTCTTTGTCCAAAGCCTCATCCCAAGCCGGTGTACCTGGTTCAGCGTCTTGGAGGAACGACAGCCATAGGTATTCGAACCGTCCTGGAAGACGAGCCATCTTTGAGAACGTAGGACTGCTGCTCAGGTCAGCACAGAAGAGCTCCAAGTAGATTCCAAGTTCCGTGCGCGCACCGGCCAAGCGTTCAAGGTCATGACGCCACAGAGACTGCGATTTGGCGGCTAACTGCCGTGCGTCATGGACGTAGTCTGCTGCCTCAATCGCTCTTTGGTGTTCCGCCATTTCCAATGCTTTTGTAGTCATGTTCGTGCAGTTAATCAAGTTGGAAGGTCTAACTAACCGTGCAGTGCCTTCAGCGCTTCCGGATACAAGGCCCAAATGCTTATCGGTGACCACCAGTCGCATCCGACACTGCTAAGACGAGCTAGGTATTTCTTCTTGGCCGCGCCGGCGAGCTGCATCGCTTCACACGCACCGATGTAGCGGCAGTGTTGGAGGAATTGCTTCCATCCTTTGTCGGAGGACTGCGCCTCAGCATCTGCGAACCGACAGACGCCTACGCTCTTGAAGGGGTTCTCCACAGAGGGCAATGCAGGGACCTTGCGACCTAACTTTCTGAGAGACGCTTCTATCCGCGTGATCGGCTCGGTCCCAACCGCCTTCCCAAGGGCCTTTAGACGGGCAACGCGGTCGTATCCCCGAATGACCCGATTGCTTCCTCGCCGTCCAAGGTAACCGGTCGGACAGGGGTGGTAGTAATCCGGATACCACCCAGAGTTTCGAAGCTGCCCGTCGAAGGTGAAATGCTCCTTCCAGTTAATGCCAGTGCAATCAATTGCAATCTCAAGGTAAGTAACGTGGGACTCAGCAAGTACGGAGGCGTAGCCGTACTCCAGCATGTATCCGAGGTGCATGTGCATCTGCTCCCACTCAGTGGGTCCTAAGTCCGCTGGCTTGAAATCGAACCGCACATACGGCTTGTGATGGGAAATGCCCACCTGCATGCCGAGCTTCGCCTGTTCCGATAACGGGATGCGCACATTCGTCTGGTATTTCGTCTTCCAATACGTGTATCCAGGTTCGCCCTTCATCTCGCTAAAGAGGCCACAGAAGTGGCCGTGCATCTCCTTGTCGACGATAGGCATTACTAGTCCTATCCGATCTATAGATACTGTGTACATCCCCTACTCTTCTTCTATCCCTACTCACTCTCTCTCTCCTACCTCTTCCTTACCGCTTACCGTCTACTTAGAGCCGTCAAGCTCCCGGTTACTTTTTGGACGGGCCGGGCGTGTTTACGAGGCCCCTAGCCAGCTTTAACGCTTCTTCTGCCGCATCGAGATGTCCCGCAGCTAATGCCAAAGCGAATTCGGGCTTCAACACTTCGGAGGCACTGCGCGATATTGGACGCGTAAGCACCTCGACCGTCGCATCGAGCTTGGCGGATGCGAAAGCCACTAATAGGTCGGCAATGGTTAGTCGCTGTATGCGCGGTTCGGCCCTCCAGGCCTCCTTCCACATTCGCGTACCCGGCGTAGCGTCACCAAGGAAAAGCATCCAAAGCTCGTCTATTGGTTCGCTTACAGCAAAATCGACATCGGCACTCTGCGCACGCACCCTTTCTAGGGCAGCCAAGCGGCAACGCAGCAGGGCGGCCGCATCCTCGAGATCGGATTGCTTGAAGCGCCAGGCCTTGAGAAGTAAGACGTAGGTCGAGCGCCAACGCCGTGCCAATCTGCTGAAGGCGTCGGCCTCCACTACCGTGTTGGCAAGCCTTAGTGAACTTTCGCGGTGTAGTTGCATAGTTGCTCTCCCTATTCGGTAATTTGGCTGACGCGATGACCTTCCACCCACGCCCTGAACTTGTTAACGTCGATCAACACCTTTCTGCCCAGCCGAATGACGGCACCAGCCTCGATAAGGCCATTACCTCGGACGACGCCTCGGCTGCTTAGCCGTGTTTTGGACTTATCGATCAGCGCTCGGACGGCGCTCTCGGTGAAAACGCCCTTCCATTCGGGCAGTTGAACAAGCCCTTTGACCGTAACCTTTAGTGGGGCCTGTGTTAAGGCTGAGACCCCTGTAGGAAGGGACCGGACGTCTGGCTCTGGATAGGCTAAGGCAACAGCCTTCCGGGCCGGCTGGACTGCAGTACTCATTGTCTCGCTCCATCGAAAGACGACTGAGGAGCGAAGACTAGTAAGTTGGCGCTCGTTCCACCATGTGGGCGGAAGCAGGCTTTCCGGCCATATGTGAGGCGCAATGGGACTTAACAGGTCCTACGCGCTAAAGGAGCAAACGAAGGTAGTCTTTCTTGTTCACGTAGCGGGCGGCTACGGCATACCTTCTGGCGATTGCCTCGGCGGATCCCTTTCCCACCCCGTAGATACGATTGGCAATCTCACTGTTATTGAGGTTCTCTTCAGACTCCTTCGCCCGATAGGCGTCGAAAATTCTCAGGAGGTCGGTATAGGAACCCATGTTCGCGCCGGTCCTGGGCAGCGGCTCAACGAGGTTGTCGGCAATAAAATGTTGCCGCCGTGCCTCAAGGATAGGTAAGAGCTTTTCGAATTGCCCGTCGACCGACTTCCGAAGGTCGATCTGAATTACGGCAACGTCACGCTGGAAAGCAGGCAGCTGGAATTCAGAGACAGCAAGATGAACATCATCGTCGAAGTCTCCTACTACATAGCCAACGATGTGCTGATTTACGAATCTCGGTCGAGATTCTGAGTCCGGAAACTCCAGCCACGCGATCGCCGGATTGGATATTTCCTCCAACCCCCAATCCTTGCCCATCCCGGAATTAGGCAGGAGCTGCGGCGGAAGCTTGTGTTTTTTCGACAGCGCCCCGGCGCGCGCCACATACATATCCCATTGGTCCTGGTACTGCCTGTTCCGCCGAAGGAATTCCCAAGCCCAGCCTTCCGCCGGGAGATCCTTCGGGTACTCTACTTCTTTTCTCCAATTGGGTAGAGGGCTTTCCATTGCGTCACGCTAACCACACCCAGCATGCTACTTGACGGTTGCAATTAATTGCACGGGCCCATTCGACACCGCACTACCGTCGCCGAACAAGCGGTCGTTCATGGCTCGAACAACCCTCGCGGTGTGCGCCTCGGAGAGGTGTGCGTAGCGTTTCACCATTTGCAGGGTCCTGTGCCCGAGGACTTCCGCGATCTCGCTAAGGCTCGCACCGTTCATCGCCAAGTAGCTTGCCGTAGAGTGTCTCAGATCGTGAAAGCGAAAATCCTCTATCTCCGCCTTCTTCAAGGCGGTATTCCAACTCTTCCGGATTTCGTACGGCCTCGCCTTCTCGCCGACGTTCGTGTTCGGAAAGACGAGGGCCGTGTCAATCCTCCGAACCTTCGAGAGTTTCTCCATCTCATAGTGAGCGTGCCCTGTCAGCGGCACGTTGCGCCGTTCACCGTTCTTCGTGTCGTGGAGGATTATCCGGCCCTTCAGTAGGTCCACGTCACTCCAGCGCAGGTTCATGATCTCGCCGTGGCGCATGCCGGTCGAAAGCGCTAAGACGACCACTGCGTACAGATAGGGGCAACGCGAGGAGCGGCAGGCTTCGAGGAGGCGGGCTCGCTCGTCATCGCTTAGAAACCGCACCCGACCGCGGGGTTCTTTCGGCTTGGTGACCTTCCGCATCGGGTTCTCGTCCATCCAGCCGTACTCGCGTACTGCCGTGGTGAAGGCGTGGGACAGAACAGCCAGATAGCGGACCACTGTGGAGGGTGACCGCGGCACTTTGCGCTCTTCGTCAGTAAACGCCAGACGATCCTTACATTCGGCGAGCAACGCCGGGGTTACGTTGCATAGAAGGTACGAGCCGATCTGCTTCTTCCACCAGAGGAGCTGCGCCTTCTGCGTACCCCGGCTGTTGAGCTTCTTCGTCGGAATGACATCCCGGATGTAGCGGTCGATCAATTCCGCGGCGGTGTGCTTCTTCGCTTCGCTGGTTTTGAAGTGCCGACCTTCCCGGATTGCCGCTTCCGTCTGCTGCGCCCACCGTCGCGCATCCGTGAGCCGTTCAAATGCGGCCGACTGCGGAGGAAAGCCTTTGATGCGTACTCGGGCGCGGTAACCGCGACCACGCGCTTCGATCACTGCCATGCACGTCACTCCCTTGGACTGATGATTTGAATTTAGCGAGAGAGTGCTGCGGCTGGCAATGGAAATGTGATCTAACTATCGGAAGAAGAAGACTTATTATGGATAAGTCAGAAGAGGCGAGCGCAGTTGAGATGCAAGGAGCGCAAACCACAGAAGCCGAGAAGATTTCAATAAGTTGAACCAAAAAAATTGGGAGCGTGTTGCCGCAATCCTGATGCTTGCCGAGCGCGAATTGCGCTCGAGTCTTTTCGAGTTCTTTGAACTAGTGTCCCAAAATTGGCCCACGGAAAGAAAAAAGCCCGCGTTTTGCGCGGGCTTTCGAACGTAAGACTTTGAAGAATTTGGTAGGTCGTGGCGGATTCGAACCGCCGACCAACGGATTAAAAGTCCGCTGCTCTACCAGCTGAGCTAACGACCCGCCGTGCGACTGCCGGGAAAGGCGCGGATTTTATCAGCCGGCAGCCCTCAATTGCCAGCACCGCGCGGCGCATAGCGCGTGCTGTCCGGGATGCCGGCCTGCGCGAAGCCCTTCCTGCGGATGCGGCATGCGTCGCAGAGGCCACAGGCGCGGCCTTCGGCGTCGGGCTGGTAGCAGGTCACCGTCTCGGCCGGATCCACGCCGAACGCCACCGCAAGCCGCACGATCTCGGCCTTGGGCAGATCCACGAGCGGCGCGCGCACTTCGATCCGGCGCCCCTCCAGCGCCGCCTTGGTGGCGAGGTTCGCCATCGCCTCGAAGGCGCGCAGATACTCCGGGCGGCAGTCCGGGTAGCCGGAATAGTCCACCGCGTTCGCGCCGATGAAGATGTGCCGCGCCCCGAGCACCTCGGCCCAGGCGAGCGCGAGGGAAAGGAAAATCGTGTTGCGCGCCGGAACGTAGGTCACCGGGATCCCGGGCTGAACACCCGACACCGGGACTTCGATCGCGCGGTCGGTGAGCGCCGAGCCGCCGAACTGCGCAAGGTCGAGCCGCACGATGCGGTGCTCGCGTGCGCCCAGCCGCCGCGCGATGCGCGCCGCCGCCGCAAGCTCGGCCCCGTGGCGCTGGCCGTAGTCCACGGAAAGGCACCAGCACTCGAATCCTTCGCGCCGCGCCCACGCGAGCGTCGCCGCGGAATCGAGGCCGCCGGAGAGCAGGACGACCGCGCGCTTCAGCGTTTTGCCGGCGCCTGTCCGAGGGCCTGCAGGCGCTGGCGCGCGCTCGCCGCCGCCGGGCTGTCCGGGTAGCGCGCGACGAGGTCCTGCAGCGTCTTCTGCGCGCCGCGCCGGTCGCCCATCGCGTCCTGCGAGGAGGCGATATTGAGCATGGCATCGGGCGCCTTGGCGTCCTCGGGCCATGCCGAGAGCACCTTCTGCTGCGCGGCGATCGCCTGCTTGTAGTCGCGCTGCGCGAAATGCGCGTTGCCGATCCAGTACTGGGCCGAGGGCGCCAGCTTCGACGCCGGGTAGGTGACGAGAAACCCCTGAAACGCCGAGATCGCGAGCGCGTA
Proteins encoded in this region:
- a CDS encoding DUF6499 domain-containing protein gives rise to the protein MESPLPNWRKEVEYPKDLPAEGWAWEFLRRNRQYQDQWDMYVARAGALSKKHKLPPQLLPNSGMGKDWGLEEISNPAIAWLEFPDSESRPRFVNQHIVGYVVGDFDDDVHLAVSEFQLPAFQRDVAVIQIDLRKSVDGQFEKLLPILEARRQHFIADNLVEPLPRTGANMGSYTDLLRIFDAYRAKESEENLNNSEIANRIYGVGKGSAEAIARRYAVAARYVNKKDYLRLLL
- a CDS encoding site-specific integrase — translated: MAVIEARGRGYRARVRIKGFPPQSAAFERLTDARRWAQQTEAAIREGRHFKTSEAKKHTAAELIDRYIRDVIPTKKLNSRGTQKAQLLWWKKQIGSYLLCNVTPALLAECKDRLAFTDEERKVPRSPSTVVRYLAVLSHAFTTAVREYGWMDENPMRKVTKPKEPRGRVRFLSDDERARLLEACRSSRCPYLYAVVVLALSTGMRHGEIMNLRWSDVDLLKGRIILHDTKNGERRNVPLTGHAHYEMEKLSKVRRIDTALVFPNTNVGEKARPYEIRKSWNTALKKAEIEDFRFHDLRHSTASYLAMNGASLSEIAEVLGHRTLQMVKRYAHLSEAHTARVVRAMNDRLFGDGSAVSNGPVQLIATVK
- the queC gene encoding 7-cyano-7-deazaguanine synthase QueC, whose translation is MKRAVVLLSGGLDSAATLAWARREGFECWCLSVDYGQRHGAELAAAARIARRLGAREHRIVRLDLAQFGGSALTDRAIEVPVSGVQPGIPVTYVPARNTIFLSLALAWAEVLGARHIFIGANAVDYSGYPDCRPEYLRAFEAMANLATKAALEGRRIEVRAPLVDLPKAEIVRLAVAFGVDPAETVTCYQPDAEGRACGLCDACRIRRKGFAQAGIPDSTRYAPRGAGN